A window of the Plasmodium vivax chromosome 12, whole genome shotgun sequence genome harbors these coding sequences:
- a CDS encoding CDK-related protein kinase 6, putative (encoded by transcript PVX_082785A), giving the protein MIPRDISNFEFLCVIGKGTYGIVYKALDKHENQLVAIKKIINLCDDNYGISKSILRELTILQKIRHKNIINLKYVFYGRDIEEKLKGENLENSCLYLAFEYCDIDLLNLMKKYNMNIREAKYVIFELLLATSYLHGNNYLHRDIKPENIFITSCGEIKLGDLGLSVERTENMTPTVVTRWYRSPEILLQSKNYDHEVDVWSLGCLFVELITGR; this is encoded by the exons ATGATCCCCAGAGACATTTCCAACTTTGAGTTTTTGTGTGTAATAGGAAAGGGCACCTACG GAATCGTTTACAAAGCGCTCGATAAGCATGAGAACCAACTGGtggccataaaaaaaataatcaaccTGTGCGACGACAACTATGGCATAAGCAAAAGCATCCTGCGGGAGTTAACCATCCTTCAGAAAATTCggcacaaaaatattataa ACCTGAAGTACGTCTTTTATGGAAGAGATATAGAGGAAAAactgaaaggggaaaatttaGAGAACTCCTGTTTGTACCTG GCCTTCGAGTACTGCGATATTGACCTCCTCAATTTGATGAAGAAGTACAACATGAACATCCGGGAAGCCAAGTACGTCATCTTTGAGCTTCTCCTGGCGACCTCCTACCTGCATGGAAATAACTACCTACATAGGGATATCAAACcggaaaacatttttataacctCCTGTGGAGAAATTAAATTGGGGGACTTGGGACTCTCTGTTGAAAGAACCGAAAATATGACGCCCACGGTGGTGACCCGCTGGTACAGATCGCCGGAAATTTTACTTCAGTCGAAGAATTACGACCATGAGGTGGACGTGTGGAGCTTGGGTTGTCTCTTCGTGGAGTTGATAACGGGCAGGTAA
- a CDS encoding hypothetical protein, conserved (encoded by transcript PVX_082800A): MDEKDKYANHIRKKIIKFFNLKNEELDLSYIKSILNCKSYDLYGSIYLLNESFYENGRNEKCSLSTVQKFTQELVDDKKRFILSSEDDSVGGATQGGSSYGQTTNHGVVPGDGIPRNCVEGKTINSYFEEVFKREDVPPSRKGTSGGVPHEDKHGKVLPNRSALGKVKRVGQMEGNQNKDKPRRSANDATTHGGEHPLDVAVRLANETEPKKAPAKVNKEKSTKRGGHSPGGDKPNGVAPQKGEAKETQGKEAQPRGAAKLEAVEHGRKDSRTQLEEDQTKSQTNSKGKAESDYFAFFNMKENSYSLKTVINFIESDQAKGGEQKEQAKEEKKKKKHTQICICSGRSHQIYANCLFCGKVYCTKIKYRQCLFCGNPLYDSSLINSLFTPTEDGENAHKKILATMKSSNPFLYKNYFDPSNAFLKKAFHLRDKMLRNSTNEEHTKIIDDSIDWFEDDIKKEFNNPDVHFSNYDDEIKNEIIDKYYEIFGKKFGDVNIDIDLVKMKITENKDHAKIQQFNEYLNERESDYRNELAVKKANELHASNVHNYLANKERKNLNYIKDLRKLFFRDSSRKGDVPGGAASTEGIASTEGIASDGIAPPTEQQKRTIVQMRRASQKYKCHVLGESDEEYEHVA; the protein is encoded by the exons ATGGatgaaaaagataaatatgcaaaccatataaggaaaaaaattataaaattttttaacctgaaaaatgaagaactaGATTTGAGTTATATTAAATCGATTCTCAACTGTAAGTCGTATGACCTGTATGGATCCATCTACCTCCTGAATGAATCTTTTTAcgaaaatggaagaaatgaaaagtgCTCCCTCAGCACTGTGCAGAAGTTTACCCAAGAATTGGTAGACGACAAGAAGAGGTTCATACTCTCCAGTGAGGACGACTCCGTTGGTGGGGCAACACAGGGGGGTAGCTCATATGGGCAGACTACCAACCATGGCGTGGTTCCAGGTGATGGGATACCCCGCAATTGTGTGGAAGGGAAAACCATCAACAGCTACTTCGAGGAGGTTTTTAAGAGGGAGGATGTGCCCCCCAGTAGGAAAGGAACAAGTGGGGGGGTGCCCCATGAGGATAAACATGGGAAGGTCCTCCCTAATAGGAGTGCTCTTGGGAAGGTAAAAAGGGTAGGACAAATGGAAGGAAATCAAAATAAGGATAAACCGAGGCGAAGCGCCAACGATGCCACCACCCATGGTGGAGAGCACCCCCTGGATGTGGCTGTGAGGCTTGCAAACGAGACAGAACCAAAGAAAGCGCCTGCAAAAGTGAACAAAGAGAAGAgcaccaaacgggggggtCACTCCCCGGGTGGTGATAAGCCAAATGGGGTagccccccaaaaaggagaggcaaAAGAAACACAAGGGAAGGAAGCCCAACCGAGGGGCGCAGCCAAAttggaagcggtggagcaTGGGCGTAAAGACAGCCGCACCCAGTTGGAGGAAGACCAAACGAAGTCCCAGACGAACTCGAAGGGGAAGGCCGAGAGTGACTACTTCGCGTTCTTCAACATGAAGGAAAACTCCTACTCGTTGAAGACGGTTATAAATTTCATCGAAAGTGACCAAGCGAAAGGGGGCGAGCAGAAAGAGCAAGctaaagaggaaaagaaaaaaaaaaagcacacacAGATTTGCATCTGCAGTGGGAGGAGCCACCAGATATACGCCAACTGTTTATTCTGCGGAAAGGTTTACTGCACGAAGATAAAATATAGGCAGTGCCTGTTTTGTGGGAACCCCCTGTACGATTCGTCTCTCATTAACAGTCTGTTTACCCCCACAGAGGATGGCGAAAACGCTCACAAGAAAATCCTTGCAACGATGAAAAGCTCCAACCCCTTTCtctacaaaaattatttcgaCCCCAGTAACGCCTTCCTCAAGAAAG CCTTCCACCTGAGGGACAAAATGCTCAGGAATTCCACCAACGAGGAgcacacaaaaataatagaCGATAGCATTGACTGGTTCGAGGACGACATCAAAAAGGAGTTTAACAACCCagatgttcatttttccaaTTACGATGATgagataaaaaatgaaataatcgACAAGTACTACGAAATTTTTGGGAAGAAGTTTG gcgACGTAAACATCGACATCGACCTGGTGAAGATGAAAATCACGGAGAACAAAGACCACGCGAAAATCCAGCAGTTCAATGAGTACCTGAACGAGCGCGAAAGTGACTACCGGAATGAGTTGGCAGTGAAGAAGGCGAATGAACTGCACGCGAGCAACGTCCACAATTACTTGGCCAataaagaaaggaaaaacttaaattacataaaagaTTTGCGCAAGCTATTTTTTAGGGACTCCTCTCGGAAGGGAGACGTTCCAGGGGGGGCCGCCTCTACCGAGGGGATTGCCTCTACAGAGGGGATTGCCTCAGACGGTATAGCCCCGCCTACAGAGCAGCAGAAAAGGACAATTGTACAAATGAGGAGGGCAAGTCAGAAATATAAATGTCATGTGCTTGGCGAAAGTGACGAGGAGTACGAACACGTGGCGTGA
- a CDS encoding exonuclease, putative (encoded by transcript PVX_082795A), which translates to MRQKRRNQAKAPLNGGSAGGDHKTQNVKRKKTEKGEEKVVEKGATAEATKVAEKVTAKKTRGPNDPHRKLDILFYGNKNIYLRDIHNFIINLRVEKSVHKNDLFIVKNSDCVNNLIVVIVPNLSSWFIRDISASGVFSKLQKNNNFRKIHTENCFKNNYSNLMLKALSVSVMKNKGTNCNSPRGGTFCIENFLLSSEQMLLNRYPKKDSEEYLSFESVEYVKTHKGITDMRSYLNTTMNTTTSVSRDGTPNGLSHPDETTVPVKEPAAPSPQGSHPNGESAHLEEATEETVKETVKETVKDAAEEAKNIFTEEHITMYAQVLEKLLKVSEQASQQKGQSTPAGDPKGEEKTESLNESDGGEDQRDEMLNGGENGNADGAANLPLQNGEVNGRISTPSEGGCPSGSTREGGDNASGSTPSGSNHSGSTPNRQPAVQFDLDNIYSIDCEMCETINKKKELTKITVVDAYMNIVYDSYVVPDNQITNYLTPYSGISESTLRDVNTKLKDVQEHLKKIFNNKSILIGHSLENDLHALRIHHDHVVDTSVVYSNSPYYFLKPSLFNLCQRHLGITMKREKGHNSIDDAKISMFLALKKMSEFDTAEPLYQYQPLPAFLNPDSFANVKGNIIYHEDVSHKFEKNMCIYDSKSEYIEEKLPKHFLKNCFHCPCENDDECVENLIMNIKNKNKIKNYLLILREYENLCNQKIYNCVKNAKEENFQVDGNGELFQVPTRVEASGIVKKLSQKIENIYENLGANDVLILLSFNSNHLAEEKIKETLFLAKDIFHANVDTNDKLSNLTAKINSMEKIIAKKQSENDFANLHFLQFRHLLCSYERHILAYLNEQKNTDRSIFILNSLTNLKNTVCGNSRKKTFNGWFSILLKG; encoded by the exons ATGAGGCAGAAACGAAGGAACCAAGCGAAGGCTCCCCTGAACGGAGGCAGCGCTGGAGGTGACCATAAGACGCAGAacgtgaagaggaagaaaacggagaagggggaagagaaaGTGGTGGAGAAAGGGGCGACTGCAGAGGCCACTAAAGTGGCTGAAAAAGTGACGGCAAAAAAGACGCGGGGGCCAAACGACCCGCACAGAAAACTGGACATCCTCTTTTAtgggaacaaaaatatatacctaAGAGATATacacaattttataataaaccTGCGGGTCGAAAAGAGCGTTCACAAAAATGACCTCTTCATCGTGAAAAACAGCGACTgcgtaaataatttaatcGTGGTGATCGTCCCCAATCTGTCCAGCTGGTTCATAAGGGACATTTCTGCCAGTGGGGTTTTTTCCAAGCTGCAGAAGAATAACAACTTTCGCAAAATACACACAGAAAATTGcttcaaaaataattatagcAATTTGATGCTAAAAGCGCTAAGTGTCTCtgtgatgaaaaataaagggacAAATTGTAactccccccggggggggaccTTCTGCATCGAAAACTTTCTACTTAGCAGTGAGCAGATGCTGCTGAACAGGTACCCAAAGAAGGACTCCGAAGAGTACCTCAGTTTTGAAAGCGTTGAGTATGTGAAGACCCACAAAGGAATAACAGACATGCGCTCCTATTTGAACACCACCATGAACACCACTACGAGTGTCAGTCGGGATGGCACCCCAAATGGATTAAGCCATCCTGACGAGACGACCGTGCCGGTCAAAGAACCGGCTGCCCCCTCCCCACAGGGGAGtcacccaaatggggaaagcgCCCACTTGGAAGAAGCCACAGAAGAGACCGTTAAAGAGACCGTTAAAGAGACCGTTAAAGACGCCGCTGAGGAGGCGAAAAACATCTTCACCGAGGAACACATAACGATGTATGCGCAGGTGCTGGAGAAGCTGCTTAAGGTCTCCGAACAGGCGTCGCAGCAGAAGGGGCAAAGTACCCCAGCAGGGGATCcaaagggagaggaaaaaacggaGTCGCTAAACGAGTCAGATGGGGGAGAAGACCAGAGGGATGAAATGCTAAACGGGGGAGAGAACGGAAATGCAGATGGGGCCGCCAACTTGCctctgcaaaatggggaggtgAATGGAAGGATCAGCACTCCCAGTGAGGGAGGCTGTCCGAGTGGAAGCACCAGGGAAGGGGGAGATAACGCTAGCGGTTCCACCCCCAGCGGCTCCAACCATAGCGGCTCCACCCCTAATCGCCAGCCGGCCGTCCAGTTCGACCTAGACAACATCTACAGCATCGACTGCGAGATGTGCGAAacgataaataaaaaaaaagagctcACCAAAATTACGGTAGTGGATGCGTATATGAACATAGTGTACGATTCGTACGTCGTGCCGGACAATCAAATTACAAACTACTTAACCCCCTACTCGGGCATAAGTGAAAGTACCCTGCGAGATGTGAATACCAAATTGAAAGATGTGCAGGAGCATTTGAAAAagatttttaataacaaatCCATTTTAATTGGGCACTCCCTAGAGAACGACTTGCACGCGCTGAGGATTCACCACGACCACGTCGTGGACACGTCCGTGGTTTACTCCAACTCGCCCTACTACTTTTTGAAGCCCTCTTTGTTTAACCTGTGCCAGCGCCACCTGGGCATCACCATGAAGCGGGAGAAGGGGCACAACTCGATCGACGACGCGAAGATCAGCATGTTCCTCGCGCTGAAGAAG ATGAGCGAGTTCGACACGGCCGAGCCCCTCTACCAGTACCAGCCGCTGCCCGCCTTCCTCAACCCGGACAGCTTCGCCAACGTGAAGGGAAACATCATATACCACGAAGACGTGAGccataaatttgaaaaaaacatgtgcatatatgaCTCGAAGAGCGAATACATAGAGGAAAAGCTGCCCAAACATTTCCTAAAAAACTGCTTCCACTGTCCATGCGAAAATGATGACGAGTGTGTAGAAAATCTAATCATGaatatcaaaaataaaaataaaataaaaaattatctacTCATATTGAGGGAGTATGAAAATCTATGCAACCAGAAAATATACAATTGTGTGAAAAAcgcaaaggaggaaaatttCCAAGTCGATGGAAATGGAGAGCTATTTCAAGTCCCTACCAGAGTGGAAGCAAGTGgcattgtaaaaaaattaagtcaaaaaattgaaaacatTTACGAAAATTTGGGCGCAAATGATGTCCTCATTCTGCTCTCCTTCAACAGTAATCACCTagcggaggaaaaaattaaagaaacgCTGTTCCTGGCAAAAGATATTTTTCACGCAAATGTAGATACAAATGATAAGTTGAGCAACCTTACTGCGAAAATTAACTCCATGGAGAAAATCATCGCCAAAAAACAGAGCGAGAATGATTTTGCGAATTTGCACTTCCTACAGTTTAGGCACCTCCTCTGCTCGTACGAACGGCACATTCTTGCCTACCTCAATGAGCAGAAGAACACCGACCGGAGcatcttcattttgaattcgctcacaaatttgaagaacacCGTGTGTGGCAACAGCCGGAAGAAGACCTTCAACGGGTGGTTCTCCATTCTGCTCAAGGGGTGA
- a CDS encoding 1-deoxy-D-xylulose 5-phosphate synthase, putative (encoded by transcript PVX_082790A; Apicoplast targeted protein. Curated by Stuart Ralph, Walter and Eliza Hall Institute of Medical Research, Australia.) — MIMGTSSLLLLLALIITSMHVSLNAASGKCEVSRNVKYVKQLNRITTKKHYLCKIFKDSFPCFFGISGYDPNGGSDRLLNRGGTQWDQLKAKNGVCSRGGHCEEVQAERQEEEEGKPPQDDQSVDNHKGATQRCIQDGQRYPICANKTPRGGSSGSERHPLTHKPPNWFFINYTNLKKLKKLQTHGVRGGGFITPKATFSHTCAGTPQRDYPTSATLGKKLFNVKNEEGQTGREPQLSGANEKSDDNRDPPNLDALFDQINSYIDVEKYRDTYGEEIYHKMVKLYVRRDVPENYEELFFTEPTEKSVALDVDKYDEDHFEKLMREEFQRNGVLIKNISKEYYQKENIKKVLKVLKYLPLLRLINNPSDLKKLKKECLPLLAHELKMFLFFMVNITGGHFSAGLSLLEVQLLLLYLFDHPHDDVIYDIGHQAYVHKILTGRKLLFLSLRRKKGICGFLNIFESAYDKFGAGHSSTALSAIQGFYEADWQVWQFWRKRTAHPEERLTTSSAHPGEEGPTRAGENQQASHPNRGGTTQQSAYPGRNNSADHLNKVHIAIIGDGGLTGGMALEALNYISFLNSKVLIIYNDNGQVSLPTNAPSISGHRPIGSISDHLHSFLARKSGKGESQQASGTKKNNIFENLNYDYVQVQNGNDTEALFNALSAFKKGKMNRATVLHVCTSKTSDFINARAPITVMHSIKKNEIFPFSEDALSPHGKEGESAGHTAHAQDDQANRGKSNFAKEQQEDAKIFSKETFTDVFTEEMLTYLERDKNVIFISPAMLGGSGLVKISEKYPDNVYDVGIAEQHAVTFATAMAMNKSLKIYLCIYSTFMQRAYDQIIHDLNLQKVPLKVIVGRSGLIGEDGATHQGIYDLTFLGALNNACVISPSNQVDLKKALKFCHHDVNRPVFVRLPRINTFTEEYLRGYFRIGGGGQVGWEESKTGEDPLKEELQTFFGKARVIKISPEEKKPNEGGKKKVAIFNMGSMLFNVLNAIEAIEKDHLLASRFSFTVVDMIFLNPMDSSIVDYLIVRNKHDVHITYEDNTVGGFSTHFNNYLIGKNYISRHQLSVHNIYLPNDPIEHATYAEQHVDVKMDSSSLENRIRSFLQGGVSN; from the coding sequence ATGATAATGGGAACTTCCTCTCTCCTACTGCTGCTCGCACTGATCATCACCTCCATGCATGTCAGTTTAAACGCCGCCAGCGGAAAATGCGAAGTAAGCAGAAACGTCAAGTACGTGAAGCAGTTGAACAGGATTACCACGAAAAAGCATTATTTGTGTAAAATCTTTAAGGACAGCTTCCCCTGCTTTTTTGGCATCTCTGGGTATGACCCCAATGGTGGTAGTGATAGGCTGCTCAACCGTGGTGGTACACAGTGGGATCAgttaaaagcaaaaaatggggtctgctccaggggggggcatTGTGAGGAGGTGCAAGCAGAAAggcaagaagaagaagaagggaaaCCCCCCCAGGATGACCAAAGTGTAGATAACCATAAGGGAGCTACACAACGGTGCATACAGGATGGACAGCGCTACCCCATTTGCGCAAATAAAACCCCAcgcgggggaagcagcgGGAGTGAGAGACACCCACTCACTCATAAGCCACCAAATTGGTTCTTCATCAATTAcaccaatttgaagaagttgaAGAAGTTGCAGACGCATGGCGTGAGGGGAGGCGGATTCATCACCCCAAAGGCGACCTTTTCACACACCTGTGCAGGGACCCCCCAGAGGGATTACCCCACCAGTGCGACTCTAGGAAAGAAGCTGTTCAACGTAAAGAACGAGGAGGGCCAAACGGGGAGAGAGCCACAACTCTCAGGAGCGAATGAAAAGAGCGACGATAACAGGGACCCCCCCAACTTGGATGCCCTCTTTGACCAAATCAACAGCTACATAGATGTGGAAAAGTACAGAGATACCTATGGCGAGGAAATTTACCACAAAATGGTTAAATTGTATGTACGTAGGGATGTCCCcgaaaattatgaagagCTGTTCTTCACCGAACCGACGGAAAAGAGCGTCGCGTTGGACGTAGACAAATATGATGAGGACCATTTTGAGAAACTAATGCGAGAGGAGTTCCAAAGAAATGGAGTCCTCATAAAGAACATTAGCAAAGAATACTACCAGAAGGAGAACATCAAGAAGGTTCTAAAGGTCCTAAAGTATTTACCCCTACTGAGGCTGATCAACAACCCAAgtgatttgaaaaaattgaagaaggagTGCCTACCTCTCCTGGCTCacgaattaaaaatgtttctctttttcatGGTAAATATAACTGGTGGGCATTTCTCCGCCGGGCTGAGCTTGCTAGAGGTGCAGCTGTTGCTGCTGTACCTGTTTGACCATCCCCATGATGATGTTATCTACGACATTGGCCATCAGGCCTACGTGCATAAAATACTCACCGGGAGgaagctcctttttttatccctaagaaggaagaagggtATATGTGGGTTTCTGAACATTTTTGAGAGCGCCTACGATAAGTTTGGGGCCGGCCATAGCTCCACTGCGCTGAGTGCAATTCAGGGGTTTTACGAAGCCGATTGGCAGGTGTGGCAGTTctggaggaagaggaccGCTCATCCGGAAGAGAGATTAACTACCTCTTCTGCCCACCCCGGTGAAGAAGGCCCAACCCGTGCAGGGGAGAACCAACAAGCGAGTCACCCCAACAGGGGAGGCACCACTCAACAGAGCGCCTACCCGGGGCGGAACAACTCAGCTGATCATTTGAACAAAGTGCACATTGCCATCATAGGGGACGGTGGGCTCACCGGTGGTATGGCACTGGAAGCGCTAAATtacatttcgtttttaaatTCCAAAGTgctaattatttataatgacAACGGGCAGGTGTCTCTCCCCACTAATGCACCCAGCATCTCGGGGCATCGCCCAATCGGCTCCATCTCTGACCACCTGCACAGCTTCCTCGCAAggaaaagcggaaaaggagAGAGCCAACAAGCCAGCGGtacaaaaaagaacaataTATTCGAAAATTTGAACTACGACTATGTGCAGGTCCAAAACGGGAACGACACGGAAGCCCTTTTCAACGCGCTCTCCGcctttaaaaaggggaaaatgaacaGAGCCACTGTGTTGCACGTCTGCACGAGCAAGACCAGTGACTTCATAAACGCGAGGGCACCCATAACTGTGATGCACTCTATTAAGAAGAACgaaattttccccttcagtGAGGATGCGCTGAGCCCCCATGGGAAAGAGGGTGAGTCTGCAGGACACACCGCCCATGCCCAGGATGACCAAGCGAACCGTGGCAAAAGCAACTTCGCGAAGGAACAACAGGAGGACGCAAAAatattctccaaagaaaccTTCACAGATGTGTTCACCGAAGAAATGCTAACCTATTTGGAGCGAGACAAAAACGTTATCTTCATCTCCCCGGCCATGCTAGGGGGGTCCGGACTAGTAAAGATCAGCGAAAAATACCCCGACAATGTGTACGACGTGGGGATTGCAGAACAGCACGCAGTAACCTTCGCAACAGCCATGGCCATGAATAAGTCCCTAAAAATTTACCTGTGCATTTATTCTACCTTTATGCAAAGAGCATATGATCAAATAATACACGATTTGAACTTGCAGAAGGTCCCCCTAAAAGTTATTGTTGGAAGGAGCGGCTTAATTGGGGAAGATGGAGCGACTCACCAAGGAATTTATGACCTTACCTTTTTGGGTGCCTTAAACAACGCGTGCGTTATATCTCCGAGCAACCAGGTGGACTTGAAGAAGGCGCTCAAGTTTTGCCACCACGATGTGAACCGACCTGTGTTCGTTCGTCTCCCCAGGATTAACACCTTCACGGAGGAGTACCTACGGGGGTATTTCCGCATCGGGGGAGGCGGCCAAGTGGGTTGGGAAGAATCCAAAACAGGGGAGGACCCCCTAAAGGAGGAGCTCCAAACATTCTTCGGAAAAGCGAGAGTCATCAAAATCAGCccagaggaaaaaaaaccaaacgaaggaggcaaaaaaaaagtggccaTTTTTAACATGGGCAGTATGCTATTCAATGTGCTCAACGCGATAGAAGCAATTGAGAAGGACCATCTGCTCGCCAGCAGATTCTCCTTCACAGTCGTCGATATGATTTTCCTAAACCCTATGGATAGCAGCATAGTAGATTACCTCATTGTGAGGAACAAGCATGACGTACACATCACCTACGAGGACAACACTGTAGGGGGGTTTTCAACCCACTTTAATAATTACCTAATAGGGAAGAATTACATTTCCAGGCACCAGTTGTCTGTTCATAATATTTATCTGCCGAATGATCCCATTGAGCACGCCACGTATGCGGAGCAGCACGTAGATGTGAAAATGGATTCTTCCAGTTTAGAGAATAGAATAAGGAGCTTCCTGCAAGGAGGGGTGTCCAACTGA